Proteins from a genomic interval of Armatimonadota bacterium:
- the purL gene encoding phosphoribosylformylglycinamidine synthase subunit PurL yields MRSPETWRQLGLNDDEYEKIVQLIGREPTETELGMFSVMWSEHCGYKFSRPALRLFKNYREAQDAGGFENAGLISLTEDLGVAMKVESHNHPTAVEPFQGAATGVGGIVRDIFTMGARPVALLNSLRFGPLDDARNRYLFEQAVAGIGGYGNCIGVPTVAGEVSFHPRYSGNPLVNAMAVGIVKREMITYARADEPGSIVLYVGARTGRDGIHGATFASVALGEDSEEKRPNVQIGDPFMEKLLIEACLEAIEKGLISGMQDMGAAGLTCTTCEPSAKSNTGVEIDVAKVPVREQDMTPYEIMLSESQERMLCFVTPQNAEAAKAVFAKWDLQAVEIGRVTDTGKVTVLNRGEIVADVPSKALTNECPTYRLPIEEPEYYRRAKAFTLDAVPDVADAKGALLKLLASPNIACKRWVYRQYDHTVQAATALLPGQGDAAVIAVEGTEKGIAVKIDGNGRYCYFDPFVGAQIAVAEALRNVACTGGEPKAITDCLNFGNPQRPEVFWQFWRCVEGIASASDVLGAPVVSGNVSFYNESELGEVFPTPTIGALGVLKKVDRRVGAGFQPGHRIAIVAAPTPADRLEGLGASEYLSVVCGIEDGLPPPIDLYCEAKLHKFLHSGASSTLFRSSHDCSDGGFAVALAECCIMGGVGASVQMPGQGRLDGRLFGETQSRAIVSYQDEKAVERLAERLGLAFVPIGETGGEEIVIEGVLALSLSAARDAYETALPSAMGGGRRYLSLFGIPRPLRSG; encoded by the coding sequence ATGCGATCTCCCGAAACTTGGCGACAGCTGGGTCTCAATGACGACGAATACGAAAAGATCGTCCAACTGATAGGGCGCGAGCCGACCGAGACCGAATTGGGCATGTTTTCCGTCATGTGGTCGGAGCATTGCGGATACAAGTTCTCCCGGCCCGCCTTGCGCCTGTTCAAAAACTATCGCGAAGCGCAAGACGCGGGCGGATTTGAGAACGCGGGGCTTATATCGCTGACGGAAGACCTGGGCGTGGCGATGAAGGTTGAAAGCCACAACCATCCGACCGCCGTCGAGCCTTTTCAGGGCGCTGCGACCGGAGTCGGGGGCATCGTTCGGGACATCTTTACCATGGGCGCGCGGCCCGTCGCCCTGCTCAACTCGTTACGATTTGGACCGTTGGACGACGCAAGAAACCGCTACCTCTTCGAACAGGCCGTAGCCGGCATCGGCGGCTATGGCAACTGTATCGGCGTGCCGACGGTAGCGGGCGAAGTCAGCTTCCATCCGCGCTACAGCGGCAATCCGTTGGTGAACGCCATGGCTGTGGGAATCGTCAAGCGCGAGATGATCACCTATGCCCGAGCGGACGAACCGGGCAGCATCGTGCTTTACGTAGGCGCAAGGACCGGGCGAGACGGCATACACGGCGCAACCTTTGCCAGCGTCGCCCTGGGAGAAGATTCTGAGGAGAAGCGCCCGAACGTGCAGATCGGCGATCCCTTTATGGAAAAACTGCTGATCGAGGCCTGCCTGGAGGCAATCGAGAAGGGTTTGATCTCTGGGATGCAAGACATGGGCGCCGCCGGTCTCACTTGCACCACCTGCGAACCGAGCGCCAAATCGAACACGGGCGTCGAGATCGACGTTGCCAAAGTGCCCGTGCGCGAACAAGATATGACGCCCTATGAGATTATGCTTTCGGAATCGCAAGAGCGGATGCTCTGCTTTGTAACGCCCCAAAACGCAGAGGCCGCCAAAGCGGTCTTCGCCAAATGGGACCTTCAAGCCGTCGAGATAGGCCGCGTTACCGATACGGGAAAAGTTACCGTGTTAAACCGGGGCGAGATCGTGGCCGACGTACCCTCCAAAGCGCTGACCAACGAATGCCCGACCTATCGGCTGCCCATCGAAGAACCGGAGTACTACCGCCGGGCCAAAGCCTTCACGCTGGACGCCGTCCCCGATGTCGCCGATGCCAAAGGCGCCCTGCTCAAACTGCTCGCCTCGCCCAACATCGCCTGCAAGCGCTGGGTCTACCGCCAATACGATCACACCGTGCAAGCCGCCACCGCACTCTTGCCCGGACAGGGCGACGCGGCAGTGATCGCCGTGGAAGGCACGGAAAAAGGGATCGCGGTCAAGATCGACGGCAACGGCCGCTACTGCTACTTTGATCCTTTTGTCGGGGCGCAAATTGCGGTGGCCGAGGCGCTGCGCAACGTCGCCTGCACAGGCGGCGAGCCAAAAGCAATCACCGATTGTCTTAACTTTGGCAACCCTCAGCGTCCAGAGGTCTTTTGGCAGTTTTGGCGATGCGTGGAGGGCATCGCTTCCGCTTCGGACGTTTTGGGCGCTCCTGTCGTGTCGGGCAATGTCAGTTTCTATAACGAGAGCGAGCTAGGCGAGGTGTTCCCCACCCCGACCATTGGCGCGCTGGGCGTATTAAAAAAGGTGGACAGGCGAGTTGGCGCAGGATTTCAACCGGGCCATCGAATTGCGATTGTGGCTGCGCCCACTCCGGCCGATCGGCTTGAAGGCTTGGGCGCATCGGAGTATCTCAGCGTCGTTTGCGGCATCGAGGACGGCCTGCCGCCGCCGATCGATCTATATTGCGAAGCCAAACTGCATAAGTTTCTCCATTCGGGCGCCTCGTCCACCCTGTTTCGATCCTCGCACGACTGTTCGGACGGCGGATTTGCCGTAGCGCTGGCGGAGTGCTGCATCATGGGCGGCGTAGGAGCCAGCGTGCAGATGCCCGGCCAGGGTCGATTGGACGGTCGCCTCTTTGGCGAGACGCAGAGCCGCGCGATCGTCAGCTATCAAGACGAAAAAGCCGTTGAGCGCTTGGCAGAGCGCCTCGGTCTCGCTTTTGTGCCTATTGGCGAAACGGGCGGCGAAGAGATCGTCATCGAAGGCGTTCTCGCCCTCTCTCTCTCCGCCGCCCGCGACGCTTACGAAACCGCCCTCCCATCAGCGATGGGGGGGGGTAGACGCTACTTATCCCTGTTCGGTATCCCTCGGCCACTGCGGTCGGGATAA